Below is a genomic region from Tenrec ecaudatus isolate mTenEca1 chromosome 15, mTenEca1.hap1, whole genome shotgun sequence.
ATGCTTCCTTAAACCCACTTAAGAACTAAGAAAAAGTCCTCGACACTTCTGTGGAGGACAGTCCTCTAAACCCATCCAGTGGGATGAAGTGATTGGTCCTGTACTATGGAGAGATGGACCTCTGGAAACATAGTTGATTAGGTCTTTACTACTAACCATATGACCGGTGCTTTGAATTTATCAACCAATCCTTGGGGAGAGATAAAAGGCCATCTACTCCTGGAATGAGTTACAGTATCATAAATGcagtggtagccctggtggtggtgcggttaagagttgggctgtgatccccaaggtctgcaCTTTCAAACAGCCAGttgttccgagggagaaagacagggctttctacatttgcaaagagttacagactcagaaatgcacaggggccgttttactctctcctgtagggttgtCACAAGTGAGAaccgactgcatggcagtgagtcggAGTGTttgtgaaacccaaaggggcacttctcCTATTTTCTAGAAAGTGGCTCTGAGTCACAGTAGACTTAATGTCAGGGGATTTGTGCTAAGTGCAGGAGTCAGACTGATATATATTCAAAACGTCAAAGCCATATGGCATATGAGATTCAGTttgataaagctatttctggaagggtattgTTATCCCACCTTACCTTTCACAGTTTTTCTGTTATTGAAATCACATGGGTTGATGGTACAGTGAGTCATGTGTGATTGaggttctgtgtcaacttggctcggTCATGATGTCAGCCTACATGACAATGCTTgacataatgccatcacttcAATGAAGAGATTTGGTGTCAGCAGCCAGGATTGGGAGGTgttatcctggtgggtgtggttttgcccagtataaatgtaagtggattctctctgtaAGCTGTGCAGCTTTTGGCCAGGTCCAGAAACTCACCAGAAGTGTGGACCTCCAGACGTGAGGCAgaatcttgccatatttcctacatagcTTGGATTCATCATTTGCACAGCCCGTGAGGAATGAGCCTACCATCTAACCTGCCCATCCGGGATTCATCAGGCCCTCGACCTACTTGAATCAAGAGAAGGGTCCAGAGTGATATCTGAGAtttgccagcctctacaactgtgaactGAAAAGGTAAGTAGTGTGACTAGAACTTTTTCCTATATATTTCTGACAGGGTGGCAAGATGGGAGTAAAAAATGGGCTTTGTACTATGGTAAAGtgcaccatctcagaaactcacaagggaagttctaccctgtcctacagggtccctatgaatcagcctTGACTCAATGTCTTTCAGAGACTAAAGGTGCTGGAACCAAGACTACAGAGGGATGGGGTCACCCACTTGGCTCTCCCTCAGGTCTGAGCAGATGCTGCTTAACCTTCCCATGTCAGGATTCTATTTGGAGCAGATTCATCAGAATGAGggcagggacccactcagcatcttggagcttgccatccagagtgatgttgcaacatgaggcttcaccCATGGCCTCTCTGGCgtggctgtccatagaattttcccacccttgttcacagcagctgttgtctggagagagagggaggcagtgaaagtcatggtggaggcctggcccttcatctcgccccccccccctcgttgttctagtgacaatctcagaggacatcttttaaagcttgtgagatatagttgtcttcatattcgcaGTGTCAAGAGTTTTCTAGGGTAATTTGATTTCCAGTTGTTTTTAACTTACGGTGGTCCGTGTTTGTCAAAGAAGAACTGTGGCTCGGTGTTTTCAAAGGTTTTTTTCAAAAGTAAgtcaccaggcctgtctcttaaaacatttttgaggagaaaccatccatcttctaagttAGCTTCTAAACCTTCTAACTGTTCACGTTattaggggttccaagtttaaagaagtgaactatgaatttcacatttattcaggaaaaaaaatgacataaatcatgatgtttttattttggagaatttaaagagttattttctaattaaattctTCATTTTAAGATGCTTGGGTTTGTAATTAGAtatgttttgttccattttctagTAAAATTCTCTAAGGCTTTAGGAAAAAAGCATTGCATTTAGTTTGTTGCTGATGTTTCTGAGATGATTACTAGGTGTggcataagagtggatcaatGACAAGTGAAGAAAACACAGGCCTAAGTAAAAGACTGATAGGATTTTCACCTTGGAATCTGGGTGGGTCTAATCCAATAAAAATTGTGTTGAAAGATTACATTCCTATGGTGAGAATAGTTTTTTCAGatacataattcataaattttatttatggatcctaaaatatgTGTCTTTGACtagatgttttaggctgttcttgttgttaagggCTATGAAATTGGTCCTGACTCATACTTACCTTCTGGTGTGACTTATAGTTAGCCTATGTCAAGGTGGAATAAATTCTGCCCAATTCACggccatactcacaattgttatCTTGGAGCTGATTGCTGCAATTACTATGTCAGTTCATCTCAATGAACATTTTCCTATATTTTCTATGAACCTTGTATTTACCAAGCCTgcaattttccaaggactgaaatGTTAATCTAGTAGAGGTCAGTGCCTGCTCCttggtattttttttccttcaaatcataCAATATTAAAACAACGTCATTTCTATCAGAAACCAgtattttcttgctttgtttttttctctctctctaaggAAAGCTTTTAGTTTGAGTTCAATGAAATATACTTTGTCTCTGAAGGGAAGTCATAATTGGGTTTTAATTTGACTCTTTCTAACATTCACCCAATGAGGATAAATGCATCCAATGATGCAGATTGTTTGTGACATGGACATGTTTGATattctgtttcaattttctgcTTCTTATACATATGGAATCAGAAAATGCAATGATTAAGATGTTAGATGCAAAATAATAGTCATTAGTTCCAATTCACCAGctgtttcttgtagaaacaggagAAAGATTTACCTAGAGAGAGATGGCACAGTCAgattccataaaggttacagccttaaagAGAGTGCACTGGTGCAGTGCTCCTGAATTCTATGGGGGGGGTTATTCTATTATAAGgttaccttgcttgtcttagtaaaatgaggtggGTATATTTTTCAATTATGTGGTGTAGGCTGAGTTTAAACTGCCAGGCTCTGTGTTAGAGACaaagctgtggatcattgacctccaCCCCTCTCAGGGAtccttaagctatgctttcacttttataacaaaaattggatgtatatagatatatatttatttaatcataaAATGTTTCTAAAGATTGTATAACTTAGGAACTAGACTCAAATTATAAAATAACTTAGATCTCACAACTTCTGAATTGTTTTCTTTAACCCTTTTTTGGTTACTTTTGCTGGTATCTCCGGGTGCGGGCATGGGGGTGGTAGGCAGGATGAGAAAGCTGGAACTAGATAGGACTGCCTGTGATGGTGGTTATTACTAAGTTTCAAATCTGCTGGTCATTATTTCTAAATTCTATGAACTTAAGATGCAATCACCCCAATGGTAACACAATGTTTGAGCGCTCTCACTACTTTCAGGTTTATGTCTAACACGGAGAGTTACACAAACGTCTTTCATAGCTAATGCTTTGTGTACTTCTACTGGTTTTTCCAAGGTTCAGCTTTTAGCTTTAATCAGGATAGCTATTGCATGTTTCCCTTGaagtgcttgatgaattatctctgttttgtgttgcttaatttttttaagataattCATCCACTTTTAAGTTAACTGTTGAAGTCATCCTGTGCAAATTTTGTTTTTCCTATTAAGTTCAGTGAACTCTTCACTTTTTCTGTCCTATATTGGAGCCCTGTGTGAGCCCCATTGCGCTGCCAACTGAGCAGTTCCAGTGACCCGCCGCTCCATgatgaaagacaaggcttttagcGCTTGTCTAGAGTTACAGCCTGGGGTGCCTGCTGCGATAGCGGAGGACTTGTGTCGCGGCTCCACTTGGTCTACAGTCGCTTGGGGAATACCTCTAGCAGTTCTTGCCGTCACCGCTTCCATTTTGCCCCCATGGCCTTTCTCAGCTCACTCCATGCTCATCTCGCATACGGACCACCTGTGGGCCCGCTTCTCTTGGGAGCACCCCACCCAGGCACAGGGCTCCAGCAAGCAGAATGAGAAGGTCGAGCGAGAGAGGTCCGTCCACCCTGGCGGCAACTGGGCCAGAAGAAAAGGTCCAGGAAGaaggaatggaatggaatggaagagAATTCACTCCAGAGACAAAACAGCTCCTCTTCTCTATTACAGCTATTCCCCTGACAATACAAACTTTGTGTTTTCAGGTTCTGCAGCATTCCAGACCTCAGGCACAGAATCAGGATGGGAAAAAGACGGTGtgtctctccactcaagcccaagTTGGCAGCAGGAAGCGGAGCACACAGTCACGGGAACCAGTCCACAACTGTGACCGCCTCTATTTCAGGAACTCCTAAAAACAAGCAGCATGTGGACAGCAACCATGGATGGGAGAATGTATCGGACTTAACGCTGGGGCCTGAAAATTATCCAATTACACGAATGAATCCCACATCAGGAGCGCTGAGCCCTCTCCCCTGGCCCAATGGAACTGCCAACACCACCAAGAACCTGGTGGTGACTGCAGAGATGTGCTGCTACTGCTTTGATGTGCTCTACTGTCACCTCTATGGCTTCCCACAGCCACGACTTCCTAGATTCACCAATGACCCCTATCCACTGTTTGTGACATGGGAGACAGGGCGGGATAAGCGTCTCCGGGGCTGCATTGGAACCTTCTCAGCCGTGAATCTTCACCCAGGACTCAGGGAATACTCGTTAACCAGTGCACTTATGGACAGTCGATTTCCCCCAATGACTCGAGAGGGGCTACCTGAGCTTTTCTGCTCTGTCTCCCTCCTTACTAACTTTGAGGTTGCCAGTAATTACCTGGACTGGGAGGTAGGGGTCAATGGAATTCTAATTGAATTCATCAGTGAAAAGGGCATCAAATATACAGCCACATATTTACCTG
It encodes:
- the LOC142427944 gene encoding AMMECR1-like protein isoform X1; its protein translation is MGKRRCVSPLKPKLAAGSGAHSHGNQSTTVTASISGTPKNKQHVDSNHGWENVSDLTLGPENYPITRMNPTSGALSPLPWPNGTANTTKNLVVTAEMCCYCFDVLYCHLYGFPQPRLPRFTNDPYPLFVTWETGRDKRLRGCIGTFSAVNLHPGLREYSLTSALMDSRFPPMTREGLPELFCSVSLLTNFEVASNYLDWEVGVNGILIEFISEKGIKYTATYLPEVAKEQDWDQIQTIDSLLRKGGFKAPITSEFRKTIKLARYRSEKVTISYAEFIASRQHCLQNSTLHAPPLYNHDS
- the LOC142427944 gene encoding AMMECR1-like protein isoform X2, producing MGKRRCVSPLKPKLAAGSGAHSHGNQSTTVTASISGTPKNKQHVDSNHGWENVSDLTLGPENYPITRMNPTSGALSPLPWPNGTANTTKNLVVTAEMCCYCFDVLYCHLYGFPQPRLPRFTNDPYPLALMDSRFPPMTREGLPELFCSVSLLTNFEVASNYLDWEVGVNGILIEFISEKGIKYTATYLPEVAKEQDWDQIQTIDSLLRKGGFKAPITSEFRKTIKLARYRSEKVTISYAEFIASRQHCLQNSTLHAPPLYNHDS